A genomic segment from Sparus aurata chromosome 20, fSpaAur1.1, whole genome shotgun sequence encodes:
- the svild gene encoding supervillin isoform X1, which translates to MDGIDTLQSSAPETKAERIARYKAERRRELAERYGNTDEFTSKYVRRDRKIGDTSEMVSSETKEKEKNEDNGSEQTYTRRGLRNKVAEPDEEPAKGEEGSAHLKSDTTLYSKSEAVSSTKTSSHFRLLETDDTEEPKVDEKPADSAQRTSNMSLFKDLEGAEDGNSGRRANNRLKCQLTSSDEEDSSSRLSKTDRSKVMDEKEATDEYVATAEEEPASLLSDRASPLSKNKDASPPPSPPCQPASLQRQDSGPRGIKGILKKSRSTSVESDHSEGSAPEYTRARQSSITLSHPESGEEMEEDEMEEEEEQEEEEEEEMDEEPNGKNDREDESLTDDITDGGCFSTDRQQTEGSSGSSRGSCEEMRSPSPVESLEQSTVSEDVEELESSLDGSQGSSLKQRLADFSGEHEKKDRGKKARPFEQVQTPLTERFEQLHGAENAWRKKKSSVDAVAKTSLAERMKILKDKEEQWKNKGKGAANDSVQFTVAGRMAKRGLVTDTGKEESPLISLKKSNATPVKPLEEISSRTDVKVEGDKRLDKLESFLDKLHNKGVSKSKTSTIEVTTETEKEVMTLDDDETFGNFYRSVSPSSLQDSSVVLTEDDLSQIQADTPKLTSAVAEHKRAVRPARRNQGSRNPLRALAARNDIRQVYTEQRLNVASVETKRIQVERMAKHSRNPNLADVALAGLASKENFRKVNLRSVKSTDVVTNNSTLPFNKLMLIRIKGRRHVQVRLMEPTASSLNSGDCFLLITPKHCFMWSGEFANVIEKAKASEMAQFVQAKRDLGCKAPQVTVLEEGINTDSRWAREFWSLLGGQTKYRGAGEPEEDELYESGILDSNGVYRLQGDKLVPHEDAWASIPSVSLLDSKEVLVFDFGSEVYVWHGKDVSLSDRKVAVKLGKQLYSGSYDYSNCRVNPLDASCTDNNVPLQGQGRPSWTLYGRLSEHNETALFKEKFLDWAERKKEEAAAQAEEVKSPVHTTERPSFDLDLQPCDAKALLDNEPEPVKTVLEGVNVHRGHGVVRADDGRQAELATVTVDAWHIKEHGEEELPKESLGQLHEGDTYIIRWTYSITTLVGKRQKPGELSAGAPGRERTACFFWQGRHSSVSEKGTSALMTVELGSHRGSQVLVTEGKEPPCFLQLFQGGLIIHKGSREDGSSNTGGWRLFCVRGEAEREATLVEVDCQRASLRSRASLVLLNAQKGRLYLWHGCKAHAGARQVAKRAADKITERCPSELGLSSTSRLEVEEVEEGSEPTEFTKALGPQDKKAYDCMLQDPGKYNYTPRLFRLSASSGVFEGEEKLYPARVTEGVMAMPFLQENLYSAQQPALFLLDNRMEVYLWQGWQPDDTQCTGSAKIRWNNERKCAMETVLQYCKEKNPRRPPLAYLVLAGCEPLTFTNIFPYWEKDTSIASTVERSKNKVMLVKEALSKLSKQQYSIEELTRKPPPEGVDPLRLEDYLSDQDFKTLLEMSRVEFNALPNWKQKNLKKSKGLF; encoded by the exons ATGGATGGAATAGACACCCTGCAGAGCTCGGCCCCAGAGACCAAGGCTGAACGAATTGCTCGCTACAAggcagaaaggaggagggagctTGCAGAGCGGTACGGCAACACAGACGAATTCACATCCAAATATGTCCGCAGGGACAGGAAAATTGGTGACACATCCGAAATGGTGTCATCAGAAAcgaaggagaaggaaaaaaatgaggATAATGGGTCAGAGCAAACCTATACCAGGAGGGGCCTCAGGAATAAAGTAGCAGAACCTGATGAGGAGCCTGCGAAGGGAGAAGAAGGCAGCGCTCACCTCAAATCAGACACAACTTTATACTCTAAATCAGAAGCTGTCTCCTCCACGAAGACATCCTCCCACTTCAg GCTGCTGGAAACTGATGACACAGAGGAGCCAAAGG TTGACGAGAAGCCTGCGGACTCGGCCCAGAGGACTTCCAACATGTCTCTTTTTAAG GACCTGGAGGGGGCAGAGGATGGAAACAGCGGCCGACGTGCCAACAACAGGCTAAAGTGTCAGCTGACGAGCAGCGACGAAGAAGATTCCTCTTCCAG GCTCTCCAAAACGGATAGAAGCAAAGTCATGGATGAGAAAGAGGCCACAGATGAATATGTTGCCACTGCTGAAGAAGAG CCTGCCAGTCTTCTCTCGGACAGAGCGTCCCCTCTCAGCAAGAACAAAGAcgcctccccccctccctctcctccctgtcagCCTGCCTCGCTGCAGCGCCAAGACTCGGGGCCTCGAGGCATCAAGGGAATCCTAAAGAAAAGCCGCTCCACCAGCGTGGAGTCAGACCACAGCGAGGGCTCGGCGCCTGAGTACACGCGGGCCCGACAAAGCAGCATCACCCTCAGCCACCCCGAGAGcggggaggagatggaggaggatgagatggaagaggaagaggagcaagaggaggaggaggaggaggagatggatgaAGAGCCCAATGGGAAAAATGACAGAGAAGATGAGTCATTAACTGATGATATCACAGATGGAGGGTGCttcagcacagacagacagcagacggAGGGAAGCAGTGGTAGCAGCAGGGGGAGTTGTGAGGAGATGCGGAGTCCCTCGCCTGTCGAGAGCCTGGAGCAGTCCACAGTGTCGGAGGATGTCGAGGAGCTGGAGAGCAGTTTGGATGGAAGCCAGGGCTCCTCGCTCAAACAGAG ACTTGCAGATTTTAGTGGTGAACATGAGAAGAAGGACAGAGGGAAAAAGGCCAGACCCTTCGAACAGGTCCAGACGCCACTAACTGAGCGCTTCGAGCAGCTGCATGGCGCTGAGAACGCTTGGAGGAAAAAG AAGTCCAGTGTAGACGCTGTTGCCAAAACGTCGCTGGCTGAGAGGATGAAGATCCTTAAAGACAAGGAGGAGCAGTGGAAGAACAAAGGCAAAGGGGCAGCCAACGACTCCGTCCAGTTCACTGTGGCCGGACGCATGGCCAAGAGAG GTCTTGTGACAGATACTGGAAAGGAAGAGTCGCCTCTTATTTCTCTCAAGAAGTCTAATGCCACACCTGTGAAGCCGCTGGAAG AAATCTCCAGTAGAACTGATGTGAAGGTGGAAGGAGATAAAAGACTCGACAAGCTGGAGTCTTTCCTCGACAAGCTCCACAATAAAG GCGTGAGCAAAAGCAAGACCTCCACCATCGAGGTGACAACAGAGACGGAGAAAGAGGTGATGACCCTGGATGATGACGAGACGTTCGGCAACTTCTACAGATCCGTCTCGCCTTCCTCTCTCCAGGACTCGAGCGTGGTGCTGACGGAGGACGACCTCAGCCAGATCCAGGCCGATACACCAAA GCTCACCTCAGCTGTAGCAGAACACAAGCGAGCAGTTCGACCAGCCAGAAGGAATCAGGGCTCCAGGAATCCTCTGCGGGCTCTGGCTGCCCGCAACGACATCCGCCAGGTCTACACCGAGCAGAGGCTGAATGTTGCATCGGTGGAGACCAAGAGGATCCAAGTGGAGAGAA TGGCGAAACACTCTAGAAATCCGAACCTGGCTGATGTGGCCTTGGCGGGTCTCGCCAGCAAAGAGAACTTCCGCAAGGTCAACCTGCGCAGCGTCAAGTCCACCGATGTTGTGACCAACAACAGCACCCTGCCTTTCAACAAGCTCATGCTCATCCGTATTAAAG GTCGGAGGCACGTCCAGGTGCGCCTGATGGAGCCCACAGCCAGCTCTCTGAACAGCGGCGACTGCTTCCTTCTCATAACGCCAAAGCACTGCTTCATGTGGAGCGGAGAGTTTGCCAACGTCATTGAGAAAGCTAAG GCATCGGAGATGGCTCAGTTTGTTCAGGCCAAGAGGGACCTCGGGTGTAAAGCCCCACAGGTGACGGTGCTGGAGGAGGGCATCAACACTGATAGTCGATGGGCCAGAGAGTTCTGGAGCCTGCTGGGAGGACAGACCAAATACAGAG gaGCAGGGGAGCCCGAGGAGGACGAGCTGTATGAGAGCGGTATATTGGACTCTAATGGTGTGTACAGACTCCAGGGAGACAAACTGGTGCCTCATGAAGACGCCTGGGCCTCCATACCGAGTGTCTCCTTGCTCGACTCTAAAGAG GTGTTGGTGTTTGATTTTGGCAGTGAGGTGTACGTCTGGCATGGGAAAGATGTGTCTTTGAGCGACAGAAAAGTTGCTGTAAAACTGGGCAAACAGCTCTACAGCGGCAGCTATGACTACAGCAACTGCAGAGTGAACCCTTTAGATGCCTCCTGCACCGACAATAATGTGCCTCT GCAGGGGCAGGGTCGTCCGAGCTGGACTCTGTATGGCCGGCTGTCGGAGCACAATGAGACGGCCCTGTTCAAAGAGAAGTTCCTGGATTGGGccgagaggaagaaggaggaagcaGCAGCTCAAGCCGAGGAAGTCAAG AGCCCGGTCCACACCACTGAACGCCCCTCGTTCGACTTGGACCTGCAGCCATGTGATGCCAAGGCCCTTCTTGACAACGAGCCAGAGCCGGTAAAGACGGTCCTGGAGGGGGTGAACGTCCATCGGGGGCATGGTGTGGTGAGGGCGGACGACGGGAGACAAGCGGAGCTGGCGACAGTCACTGTAGACGCCTGGCACATCAAAGAGCACGGTGAGGAGGAGCTGCCCAAAGAGAGCCTGGGCCAACTGCACGAGGGCGACACCTACATCATCCGCTGGACGTACTCTATCACCACACTTG tgGGGAAGCGGCAGAAACCCGGAGAGCTGAGCGCCGGTGCTCCTGGAAGAGAGAGGACCGCCTGCTTTTTCTGGCAAGGCCGTCACTCCAGTGTGAGCGAGAAAGGTACCTCGGCTCTGATGACGGTGGAGCTGGGTAGCCACAGGGGGTCACAA GTGCTGGTGACTGAGGGAAAAGAGCCTCCGtgcttcctccagctcttccaggGAGGTTTGATCATCCACAAGGGCAGCAGAGAAGACGGCAGCAGCAACAcgg GCGGCTGGAGGTTGTTCTGCGTCCGTggtgaggcagagagggaggccACGCTGGTGGAGGTGGATTGCCAGCGTGCCAGTCTGCGCTCTCGTGCCAGCCTGGTGCTTCTCAACGCCCAGAAAGGCCGTCTGTACCTGTGGCACGGCTGTAAGGCACACGCCGGGGCCAGGCAGGTGGCCAAAAGAGCTGCGGACAAAATAACCGAGAG GTGTCCCTCAGAGTTAGGTCTGAGCAGCACCAGCAGGTTggaagtggaggaggtggaggaaggatCTGAGCCCACAGAGTTCACAAAGGCTCTGGGCCCGCAGGACAAGAAGGCCTACGACTGCATGCTGCAAG ATCCAGGGAAGTACAACTACACCCCCAGGCTTTTCAGACTGAGTGCCAGCTCGGGGGTGTTCGAAGGGGAGGAGAAGCTGTATCCAGCCAGGGTGACAGAGGGAGTCATGGCGATGCCCTTCCTGCAGGAGAATCTCTACTCAGCGCAGCAGCCAG CCTTATTCCTGCTGGATAACCGGATGGAGGTGTACCTTTGGCAGGGCTGGCAGCCTGACGACACACAGTGCACCGGCTCCGCAAAGATCCGCTGGAACAACGAGAGGAAGTGCGCCATGGAGACGGTGCTGCAGTACTGCAAAG AGAAGAACCCTCGACGCCCCCCTCTGGCGTATCTGGTCCTAGCAGGCTGTGAACCTCTCACCTTCACCAACATCTTCCCATACTGGGAAAAGGACACCAGTATCGCTTCTACG GTCGAGCGCTCCAAGAACAAGGTGATGTTAGTGAAGGAGGCGCTGTCTAAACTCAGTAAGCAGCAGTACTCCATCGAGGAGCTGACCAGGAAACCGCCACCAGAGGGAGTGGACCCTCTACGCCTGGAGGATTACCTGTCCGACCAGGACTTCAAG ACCCTTCTTGAGATGAGTCGAGTTGAGTTCAACGCCCTGCCAAACTGGAAGCAAAAGAACCTGAAGAAAAGCAAGGGcctgttttaa
- the svild gene encoding supervillin isoform X2 → MSLFKDLEGAEDGNSGRRANNRLKCQLTSSDEEDSSSRLSKTDRSKVMDEKEATDEYVATAEEEPASLLSDRASPLSKNKDASPPPSPPCQPASLQRQDSGPRGIKGILKKSRSTSVESDHSEGSAPEYTRARQSSITLSHPESGEEMEEDEMEEEEEQEEEEEEEMDEEPNGKNDREDESLTDDITDGGCFSTDRQQTEGSSGSSRGSCEEMRSPSPVESLEQSTVSEDVEELESSLDGSQGSSLKQRLADFSGEHEKKDRGKKARPFEQVQTPLTERFEQLHGAENAWRKKKSSVDAVAKTSLAERMKILKDKEEQWKNKGKGAANDSVQFTVAGRMAKRGLVTDTGKEESPLISLKKSNATPVKPLEEISSRTDVKVEGDKRLDKLESFLDKLHNKGVSKSKTSTIEVTTETEKEVMTLDDDETFGNFYRSVSPSSLQDSSVVLTEDDLSQIQADTPKLTSAVAEHKRAVRPARRNQGSRNPLRALAARNDIRQVYTEQRLNVASVETKRIQVERMAKHSRNPNLADVALAGLASKENFRKVNLRSVKSTDVVTNNSTLPFNKLMLIRIKGRRHVQVRLMEPTASSLNSGDCFLLITPKHCFMWSGEFANVIEKAKASEMAQFVQAKRDLGCKAPQVTVLEEGINTDSRWAREFWSLLGGQTKYRGAGEPEEDELYESGILDSNGVYRLQGDKLVPHEDAWASIPSVSLLDSKEVLVFDFGSEVYVWHGKDVSLSDRKVAVKLGKQLYSGSYDYSNCRVNPLDASCTDNNVPLQGQGRPSWTLYGRLSEHNETALFKEKFLDWAERKKEEAAAQAEEVKSPVHTTERPSFDLDLQPCDAKALLDNEPEPVKTVLEGVNVHRGHGVVRADDGRQAELATVTVDAWHIKEHGEEELPKESLGQLHEGDTYIIRWTYSITTLVGKRQKPGELSAGAPGRERTACFFWQGRHSSVSEKGTSALMTVELGSHRGSQVLVTEGKEPPCFLQLFQGGLIIHKGSREDGSSNTGGWRLFCVRGEAEREATLVEVDCQRASLRSRASLVLLNAQKGRLYLWHGCKAHAGARQVAKRAADKITERCPSELGLSSTSRLEVEEVEEGSEPTEFTKALGPQDKKAYDCMLQDPGKYNYTPRLFRLSASSGVFEGEEKLYPARVTEGVMAMPFLQENLYSAQQPALFLLDNRMEVYLWQGWQPDDTQCTGSAKIRWNNERKCAMETVLQYCKEKNPRRPPLAYLVLAGCEPLTFTNIFPYWEKDTSIASTVERSKNKVMLVKEALSKLSKQQYSIEELTRKPPPEGVDPLRLEDYLSDQDFKTLLEMSRVEFNALPNWKQKNLKKSKGLF, encoded by the exons ATGTCTCTTTTTAAG GACCTGGAGGGGGCAGAGGATGGAAACAGCGGCCGACGTGCCAACAACAGGCTAAAGTGTCAGCTGACGAGCAGCGACGAAGAAGATTCCTCTTCCAG GCTCTCCAAAACGGATAGAAGCAAAGTCATGGATGAGAAAGAGGCCACAGATGAATATGTTGCCACTGCTGAAGAAGAG CCTGCCAGTCTTCTCTCGGACAGAGCGTCCCCTCTCAGCAAGAACAAAGAcgcctccccccctccctctcctccctgtcagCCTGCCTCGCTGCAGCGCCAAGACTCGGGGCCTCGAGGCATCAAGGGAATCCTAAAGAAAAGCCGCTCCACCAGCGTGGAGTCAGACCACAGCGAGGGCTCGGCGCCTGAGTACACGCGGGCCCGACAAAGCAGCATCACCCTCAGCCACCCCGAGAGcggggaggagatggaggaggatgagatggaagaggaagaggagcaagaggaggaggaggaggaggagatggatgaAGAGCCCAATGGGAAAAATGACAGAGAAGATGAGTCATTAACTGATGATATCACAGATGGAGGGTGCttcagcacagacagacagcagacggAGGGAAGCAGTGGTAGCAGCAGGGGGAGTTGTGAGGAGATGCGGAGTCCCTCGCCTGTCGAGAGCCTGGAGCAGTCCACAGTGTCGGAGGATGTCGAGGAGCTGGAGAGCAGTTTGGATGGAAGCCAGGGCTCCTCGCTCAAACAGAG ACTTGCAGATTTTAGTGGTGAACATGAGAAGAAGGACAGAGGGAAAAAGGCCAGACCCTTCGAACAGGTCCAGACGCCACTAACTGAGCGCTTCGAGCAGCTGCATGGCGCTGAGAACGCTTGGAGGAAAAAG AAGTCCAGTGTAGACGCTGTTGCCAAAACGTCGCTGGCTGAGAGGATGAAGATCCTTAAAGACAAGGAGGAGCAGTGGAAGAACAAAGGCAAAGGGGCAGCCAACGACTCCGTCCAGTTCACTGTGGCCGGACGCATGGCCAAGAGAG GTCTTGTGACAGATACTGGAAAGGAAGAGTCGCCTCTTATTTCTCTCAAGAAGTCTAATGCCACACCTGTGAAGCCGCTGGAAG AAATCTCCAGTAGAACTGATGTGAAGGTGGAAGGAGATAAAAGACTCGACAAGCTGGAGTCTTTCCTCGACAAGCTCCACAATAAAG GCGTGAGCAAAAGCAAGACCTCCACCATCGAGGTGACAACAGAGACGGAGAAAGAGGTGATGACCCTGGATGATGACGAGACGTTCGGCAACTTCTACAGATCCGTCTCGCCTTCCTCTCTCCAGGACTCGAGCGTGGTGCTGACGGAGGACGACCTCAGCCAGATCCAGGCCGATACACCAAA GCTCACCTCAGCTGTAGCAGAACACAAGCGAGCAGTTCGACCAGCCAGAAGGAATCAGGGCTCCAGGAATCCTCTGCGGGCTCTGGCTGCCCGCAACGACATCCGCCAGGTCTACACCGAGCAGAGGCTGAATGTTGCATCGGTGGAGACCAAGAGGATCCAAGTGGAGAGAA TGGCGAAACACTCTAGAAATCCGAACCTGGCTGATGTGGCCTTGGCGGGTCTCGCCAGCAAAGAGAACTTCCGCAAGGTCAACCTGCGCAGCGTCAAGTCCACCGATGTTGTGACCAACAACAGCACCCTGCCTTTCAACAAGCTCATGCTCATCCGTATTAAAG GTCGGAGGCACGTCCAGGTGCGCCTGATGGAGCCCACAGCCAGCTCTCTGAACAGCGGCGACTGCTTCCTTCTCATAACGCCAAAGCACTGCTTCATGTGGAGCGGAGAGTTTGCCAACGTCATTGAGAAAGCTAAG GCATCGGAGATGGCTCAGTTTGTTCAGGCCAAGAGGGACCTCGGGTGTAAAGCCCCACAGGTGACGGTGCTGGAGGAGGGCATCAACACTGATAGTCGATGGGCCAGAGAGTTCTGGAGCCTGCTGGGAGGACAGACCAAATACAGAG gaGCAGGGGAGCCCGAGGAGGACGAGCTGTATGAGAGCGGTATATTGGACTCTAATGGTGTGTACAGACTCCAGGGAGACAAACTGGTGCCTCATGAAGACGCCTGGGCCTCCATACCGAGTGTCTCCTTGCTCGACTCTAAAGAG GTGTTGGTGTTTGATTTTGGCAGTGAGGTGTACGTCTGGCATGGGAAAGATGTGTCTTTGAGCGACAGAAAAGTTGCTGTAAAACTGGGCAAACAGCTCTACAGCGGCAGCTATGACTACAGCAACTGCAGAGTGAACCCTTTAGATGCCTCCTGCACCGACAATAATGTGCCTCT GCAGGGGCAGGGTCGTCCGAGCTGGACTCTGTATGGCCGGCTGTCGGAGCACAATGAGACGGCCCTGTTCAAAGAGAAGTTCCTGGATTGGGccgagaggaagaaggaggaagcaGCAGCTCAAGCCGAGGAAGTCAAG AGCCCGGTCCACACCACTGAACGCCCCTCGTTCGACTTGGACCTGCAGCCATGTGATGCCAAGGCCCTTCTTGACAACGAGCCAGAGCCGGTAAAGACGGTCCTGGAGGGGGTGAACGTCCATCGGGGGCATGGTGTGGTGAGGGCGGACGACGGGAGACAAGCGGAGCTGGCGACAGTCACTGTAGACGCCTGGCACATCAAAGAGCACGGTGAGGAGGAGCTGCCCAAAGAGAGCCTGGGCCAACTGCACGAGGGCGACACCTACATCATCCGCTGGACGTACTCTATCACCACACTTG tgGGGAAGCGGCAGAAACCCGGAGAGCTGAGCGCCGGTGCTCCTGGAAGAGAGAGGACCGCCTGCTTTTTCTGGCAAGGCCGTCACTCCAGTGTGAGCGAGAAAGGTACCTCGGCTCTGATGACGGTGGAGCTGGGTAGCCACAGGGGGTCACAA GTGCTGGTGACTGAGGGAAAAGAGCCTCCGtgcttcctccagctcttccaggGAGGTTTGATCATCCACAAGGGCAGCAGAGAAGACGGCAGCAGCAACAcgg GCGGCTGGAGGTTGTTCTGCGTCCGTggtgaggcagagagggaggccACGCTGGTGGAGGTGGATTGCCAGCGTGCCAGTCTGCGCTCTCGTGCCAGCCTGGTGCTTCTCAACGCCCAGAAAGGCCGTCTGTACCTGTGGCACGGCTGTAAGGCACACGCCGGGGCCAGGCAGGTGGCCAAAAGAGCTGCGGACAAAATAACCGAGAG GTGTCCCTCAGAGTTAGGTCTGAGCAGCACCAGCAGGTTggaagtggaggaggtggaggaaggatCTGAGCCCACAGAGTTCACAAAGGCTCTGGGCCCGCAGGACAAGAAGGCCTACGACTGCATGCTGCAAG ATCCAGGGAAGTACAACTACACCCCCAGGCTTTTCAGACTGAGTGCCAGCTCGGGGGTGTTCGAAGGGGAGGAGAAGCTGTATCCAGCCAGGGTGACAGAGGGAGTCATGGCGATGCCCTTCCTGCAGGAGAATCTCTACTCAGCGCAGCAGCCAG CCTTATTCCTGCTGGATAACCGGATGGAGGTGTACCTTTGGCAGGGCTGGCAGCCTGACGACACACAGTGCACCGGCTCCGCAAAGATCCGCTGGAACAACGAGAGGAAGTGCGCCATGGAGACGGTGCTGCAGTACTGCAAAG AGAAGAACCCTCGACGCCCCCCTCTGGCGTATCTGGTCCTAGCAGGCTGTGAACCTCTCACCTTCACCAACATCTTCCCATACTGGGAAAAGGACACCAGTATCGCTTCTACG GTCGAGCGCTCCAAGAACAAGGTGATGTTAGTGAAGGAGGCGCTGTCTAAACTCAGTAAGCAGCAGTACTCCATCGAGGAGCTGACCAGGAAACCGCCACCAGAGGGAGTGGACCCTCTACGCCTGGAGGATTACCTGTCCGACCAGGACTTCAAG ACCCTTCTTGAGATGAGTCGAGTTGAGTTCAACGCCCTGCCAAACTGGAAGCAAAAGAACCTGAAGAAAAGCAAGGGcctgttttaa